AATCTGGCCAACCCCTCGGCAAAACTGACTTCAAGACCTGTGATTTTCCCTCCCTGTCGGTAAGCAATGGGAGGAGAATTGGTTGATATGCCGACCCTGAGGAAATTATTCAGGTTTTCTTTTTTAACTGTTTTTTCGCTGACAAGACTGGTGCAGCCTGAAATTATAAAGAAAAGGAAAACAAGAAGAGTCAGGTTTTTCATAGTAGTTTTGAGGGATGGAGAAAAATTGCCAGGCTTATCAGACCTGTATCTGAATAAGCCTTGTTGCGGAAGAAATGCTGGTCAGGAACGATAGTATTCCATGACTCTTATTTTTACAATCTTTTATGCCGGAATAAACAAAGAGAAAGATACAGTTGAAGGGGAGAGCTATCTTCTGATTTCCTTGTGAATGGTCAGGGCGAGATCTGAAAGGTTGAGGGGTTTTGAAAGATAGTGTATCACTCCAAGTTCTTTGATTTTATTCAGCTCCACAGGGTTGAAGAATCCTGATGCTACAACGGCCTTTTGGTCGGGAACAATCTTCAGAATCTCCTTGTATGTTTCATATCCGTTTATCCCTGGTTCCATAACCATGTCCATAAGCAGGAGGTCGACTGGCCATTTTTTTATATACTCAATGGCTTTTTCTCCGCTTGACGCGGTTACTGGATTATAGCCGAGTCTTTTCAGGATACAGGCAGTCAGGTCTCTCTGGGATTGTTCATCGTCAATGACAAGAATTATTTCACCGTTTCCCAAAAGAGAATCGAGGGATACGGATGAAGTATCTCTGCGCGGTTCTTCTTCATTTGCCGGGAAATAAAGTTCAAAAAGAGTACCGTTTGAGTCGCTTTTTACATCAATATATCCCTGGTGGTCGCGTACGGTATGAAGAATAACTGTCAGGCCAAGACCGGAACCGCTTTTCCCCAGTTTTTTCCTGGAAAAAAAGGGTTCAAAAATATGAGGAAGTGCAGATGCGGCGATTCCGGATCCGGTGTCCTGTACAGAGAGTACAGCATATTTTCCAGGAGGAACAGTATCATAACCATTCTTAGGTTCTGCCAGGATCTCATCCCTTGTGGACAGGTATATATGCCCCCCACTGTTGATGGCCTCGGCTCCATTACGGATGAGATTGATAAGAACTTTTGTGATATGGATCGGCGAGACCAGGCTATTGCTGAGATGGGGGGAGAGGTGAAAATCAATAAGAATTCCGGGGAAAGACTGAATAAGCTGGTAATAGTCGAGGGAATCCAGGTAATCTTTTATGATATCATTGAGATTATGATTTTCTTTCTGGCAGGTGGATCCCCTGGCAACGGTCAGCAGGTCTTCCACAACTGCTGCTGCCTGTTTACCTGCTGCCCTGATACGGATAATGTCATTCCTGTATTTTTCCGATGAAGGCATGTCGAGGAGCAGGAGTTCGGGAAAGGTGACGATACTGCTGAGAATATTATTCAGGTCATGGGCCACGCTGCCGGCCATCAAGCCAATTGACTCCATTCTCCTGGCATGATCCAGTTTTTCACGCATCAACAGGTGTTCCTGTTCATGTTTCTTTTTTTCAGTGAGATCACGTATGGCTGCAACCCATAACAGCCTGCCGTCGTCATCAATCTGCCTGAGTCTGATTTCAGCAGGAAATGTTTCACCGTTGAATCGTATTGCTTCTATTTCACAAATATGACTGAGTGATTTTCTGCCGGAGAATATTTCAAATTGTTCTGATAACGGCAACGCCGGAAGAATTTCAAAAAAATCACGACCTAAGACTTTTTTTTCATCCACAGCCAGTAGTTTGCAGAACTGGTCGTTGACTTCAATAATTTCTTCCATGGAAAAAATGACAATTCCTTCCCATGTGGCCTCTGAAAGTCTCTGAAATTTGTTTTTGTTGGCTGTCAACTCAGTCTTCAAATTCTGTGTTTCAATGGCTCGTTTAATGACCTGGTGTACTCTTTCCGGTTTGCAGGGTTTGGTGAGATAATCATAGCAGCCTGTACGGATGGCCTGGATGGCGGAGTCAACAGAGGCTCTTCCTGTGAGAATCACGGTAGGCAGGTCCGGATAATTTTGAGTCAGGTATTCCGCAATTTCAAGACCATTGAGATCCGGGAGATGCAGGTCGAGAAGAACGAGATTATATTTCTGTTGGGAAAGAATGGTGAAGACTGCTCCACCCGAAGATACAGTATCGACAGTGTAGCCTTGATTCTGCAGCACACGTTTGATACTGTCTCGGAACTGGGGTTCGTCATCTACAACTAAAATTCTTTCTGGCATGAGTGCGAGGTTTCTAGCAACTGTATGTAGTATATTATTGTTTTCTTAAGGAATATCACAAGTAAGGCTAGATGAAATAGAGAAAGAAGTCAATTGAAATTCCAACTCTTCATGAAACTCTGAACAATTGGAATAATGCGACTTATTTCCGATAAGGCTGATGTTGAATAGTGCTGAAAAATCGGGTGGATTGATGTCTAAGGTGTTTCAGGATGTTAATGGAATCGTCACGGTAAATGTGGTTCCGGTTTCCGGGTCTGAAACATGTTGTATTGACCCACCCAGGTCATTGATAATTTTGCGGATGATAGCCAAACCAAGTCCTGCATGCTCCCTATCCTTAGTTGTGTGGCCAGGTTTGTAGAGTGTTTCGCTCACTGATGAAGAGATACCGGGGCCATTATCGGACACAATAATTTTTACGCAAGGGGATTTTCTGAGGGTATTATCATGTTCCAGCCGTGTTTCCACTCGTATCGTTCCTGTGTCTCCCAATGCTTCAATGCTGTTGTTTATCAGGTTGTTCAGAATCTGGCGAATTGCACCGGGGCGGCTGAGTGCGGTAATCTCTTCGGGCGCAAGGGACAGGGTGATCCCTATAGTCGAAGTGGTTTTGAAAGATTTTTTGAAGAGATCCACCGCTTCTGCCACGATTCTGTTGATATTCACTTTTTCAAGGCCTGCAGGGGATTCAGTGCCTGAAAGATTGTTGAGTCTTTTGCTGATACCGTTAATTCGATCAAGTTCATTTGAAATTACCTGGAGATCCTTCTGGAGTTCCAGGTCTCGAAGATTGTCGGCAAGCAGAGAAATGTAGTTCTGGATAATGGACAGGGGATTTGATATTTCATGTGCTATTGAGCGGGCAATCGATTCTTTAGCAGCTGCACGTTCCCTTGCCAGTTCTTCAGCGTGTTTTTCTTTCAAGAGCTCCAGATTGAGACGGTTTCCCAGATAAGTGCATGCAAGAACGAGGGGCTTTTCTTTTGACATGACTGTTGCGAACTCATGGGAGTCCATTGCAACCAGAACTATTCCCTTGCTGTTACCCATCAAGGTGAAAGGGACTACAGCAAAACAATTTTCCTTCATGATAAGGCGAAGTCGGCTGACAAAAATACGGGACTGGTCATTGCCGCCATCCTGCAGACGGATTATTCCATGATTCTCTGTGAGTTTCTTGAAAAAAGCAGATTCTGTATCGAGCGACAGAATGCCATGTTGCATCTGTCGGGCAATCGGATTTCCGGTTGAGCCGTGAACAGACAGTTTTCCTGGAGCACGGTTGTCCGGCAGCAGGATTATACATTTATGGATACAAAATACTGTCTGGAGATTTTCTTCAAAGAGTGCAAATATCCGGTCTGGTGTTTCTGCCCGGCTGAGGCTGTCCAGAAGACCATGATTCAGGGCAATAGTCTCCACTGTTTTCTGTAACTGTTCTTTACCGGTTTTTTTCGCGGATACAGTTTTTCTTCCCTGTAATCTCTGCTGGGGGATTTCCGGAGCGGAAATACTCATGTTCATCGATTCAGCGATGGAAAATACAATGGCTTTTTGTTCCTGAATGATTTCCGGTATTCTCTCACCCGGAACTTCAAGATTTTCAACCTGCCGGAGGGTGTTGTTGTACCCGGTTCCTGTTTCCAGTGCCAGGGGATTTGCAATATGGATCAGCCGACTGAGTCTGTCGGTTTTTTCCAGATGCAGTGTGGACGAGTGGTGTTCCCGAATGGCACGGGTTATTTTTTCATCAAGTTTCCAGCGCTCGGTCAGCAAGGCGCCGATTTCCTGGTGTGAAATACCAAAAACATGGTGCTCAAGCTCTGTGAGTTCATCTGGTGAAGTACAATTCTCTGTAATTTCGCTGTATTTTTCAGGACTGAACTGGTTGAAAATACATTTACCGATATCGTGCAGTAATCCGGCAAGATAAGGCTCAGCCGGGTGTGGATAGGTACAGATTTCCGCAAGCCTTTTAGCAATCAAAGCGGTCAGCAGGGAATGGTACCAGAATTCTCTGAGATTAAGCGGGCCAACCTGGTTCTGTTGAAATGTTTCCTGAACGGAAACAGATATGGCCAGGCTCCTGACGCTGTCAATACCAAGAAAAATTACAGCCTGTTCGATGCCGGTAAAGGACGATCTGCTCCCGAGAAAGGCGGAATTAGCCAGTTGCAGTATTTTGGCGGACAGCAAAGCGTCCCGGGATATGGTTTTACCAATCAGTTGAATGTCAACTTCCGGGTTGTTGCATATATCAAGCAGTTTTGCAAGAGTATGCGGCAGGGTGGGCAGCTGGTCAATGGCTGTAAGCAGTTCTCTGGTGATTGAAGTTTTGTTCATTTCAATTTCCTTGTATGCGGGAGCTGGTCAGACAGCCATCCTTCAGCGTGTTGTGGCAAGGTGTAATTTCCAATATCTTCTAGCAGATAACGACAAAAAATGACAAGAAAAATCGGCAGGATCCGTTATGAAACTCCAGCACCGGTTATTTTGCTTGTGCCATCATATCCCGGTTCAATCCTGATCTGTACGGGAATTCGTTCCCGGATGGCAGGAACGTGAGAAATGATACCGATTGTCTTTCCGTCCTGCTGCAGACGGCCCAGGCTTGCAAGGGCTGTCTCGAGAGATTCTTCATCCAGGGTGCCAAAACCTTCATCAAGAAACAGTGAATCCACCTGGATGTTTTTACTGGCCATTGAGGCGAGACCAAAGGCAAGGGCAAGGCTGACAAGAAAAGATTCTCCACCGGAAAGGTTGCGCGTGGGCCGGAGCTCGCCGGCCTGATAGTTGTCAATCACATTCAGTTCAAGAGGTTTTGTACGATCACGAACGAGGAGATAACGGTCGTTCATTTTCATGAGGATTGTGTTGGCGTGGTAAACCATCTGTTCAAAAGTGAGTCCCTGGGCAAAGTTGCGGAATTTTTTGCCATCGGCTGAACCGATAAGATGATGGAGCTGATCCCAGTAATGACATTCCTTTTCCTGCTGTCTGATTATTTCCTGCTGACCGGCAAACTGTTTTTTGATATGTTCCTGCTGTGTTATTCTGTTTTTCAGTGCCCCTAAGCTTTCCTGCAGTTCATTTATTTTTTTTTCGAGACCAGCAGCCTGAAGTTGAAGTTCTCTTTCAGGCTTTAAAGTCAGTTTTTGCTGTTGTTCTCTGGCAAATCGATTAGCACAGTCTTCCACCAGGGCTGAAAGCTCAACCCGACGTCGGATTAGCGAGTCCCGCTCCGCTGTCATGGTTGCCAGGATATCTTTCGGAATGAGACTGGCCTCAAGATCTTCTTCAGACCTGAACCCTTTTTCAGCCAGATCCAGTTGGAAACGGGTTTGCAGTTTATCCAGTTCCTGTAAAATGTTTTTTCTGTTTATTTTCAGAATTTCAATGCGTTCGCTGAGAGTAATGCTTTGTTTTTCAAGCTGGTCCAAAATTTTCTGATGTTTTTTTCTGGTTTTTTCCGCTTCATCGAGCAGTTGCTTCAGTCGCTGTTCCTCCCGGTCCGGATCTTTTCTGCCGTAAATATGTATCCGTTCTTCATTGAGAAGTTCAATCTTTTTCTTTATTTCCTGGTTATGTAAAAGCTTTTTTTCCAGTTCAGCTTCGGCATGGGCAAGCGAATAAACAACCTTGTCTCTTTCAGCATCTGTCGCCTGCATGGATGATTTCAGTTCATCCATTTTTCCATGCCATTTTGTCCAGAGACCCGCAAGGTCCCGGAGTTTTACATTTAAATAAGACAGGTTGTCACCATCGGCCAAGGCAATCTTGTAGCGTCTGCACTCACTGGTGATAGCTGAGAACAGTTTTTTCCTTTCATTCACAGCCGTCTCAATTTCCATGGCCAGACGTTTTTTTTCATCTCTTGATTTTTCCAGTTCATAAGACCTTTGTTGCAGGTGTTTTTCCCCGGCGGAGAGATCGTCCTTTACCGTACTGATATGATCGTTAATTTCTTCTATTCTCTTTTGCAGGCCGGCTGTTTTTTTTATTTTTTCTGCTATGTTCTTCTGTCTGTTCCTGAGATCAGTGCAGGTGCTGTTTACAGCTTTTCTTTTGAGCATGGACAGTTCTGCTTTAATTTTATCCAGGTTGTCAATCAGAAGTTTACGCTCTTTTTCCAGCTGCTTTCTTTGTTCAGCGATCACTCCAAGATCTGTCTGCAGGCGAGTGAGTCGGCCTGATATTTCTTCCAGATTCTCTTGTTCCTGGAGGAGTTCCTGCCGGTAATTGTCTTTTGCAGGAGTAGTGATATGTTCTGTGGCAAGAAAAGGATGGTGTTGCGAGCCGCACAGAGGGCAGGGGCTGTTTTTTTTCAGTTTTGCCCTTTCTGCTTCAAACTGTTCTATCTTGTTATGGAGAAGTACCAGTTCTTCAAGTTTTGTTATTGTGTCTCTTTTTTCTGTACGTTCTGATCTTGTTCTTTCAATACGGTCTGTCAGTTGCGTGTACTCCCCGTCAAGTGTTCTTCTGCCCTTGTCACAGTCAGTGAGATGACGTTGCACTGTTACCTTTTTCTCTTCCAGTTCATCAATGAGAAGTAGGGTTTCAAGCGATTTTTTCAGAGTATCAGCCTCTTCATACAGAAAATGCAGGGAAGTGGCTGGACTCCTGGCAAACTGTTCAGAAATGTGTTCTTTTTCTTTAAAAAGCTGCTGAAGCCTGTTTCGCGCAGTTTCTCTCTTTTTTTCCCACTCTCGGACAGTTTTTTTCTTCTCTGTAATTTCCAGCTCAATATTCTTATGCTTTTGGGTAAGCAGGGTTTCTTCGACTCTTTTTTTATCATGATTGCTGATCTTCTGTCGGATAATGGCTGTTTTTTCCGCTAGGTCGGCTAGATACCTGTTGTTTTCAATGGTTTTTGTCTGTTCATCCAGTTCTTTTTCCAGTTCTCTTTGTTTTTTCCGGATAGCCAGTTTTTTTTCTTCCAGGTGTTCAATATTCAGTTTCTCTTCATTGACAGTCTTTTGGAGCCGGGCAAGTTCCTGTTGTCCTGTATTGATGAGAAGATCAAGGCGTCTTGCCTCTTTTGCGCCAGTTTCACTTGCGTTTTTCTCTTGAACTTGGCGACTGTAGTTGGAAGCACTCTTATTAACTTCTTGTCTGGCTTGTTCCATCTCAACTGTAATATTCCCTGCTTCTTTTCTGCTTCTCTCCAGTTCATTGCTGTTTTTTTCTATATTTTTTCGCAGCTGGTGAATCATCCGACAGGTATCATGGAGGAGTCTGGCTTTTTCGGCCTTGTTGATTCTCTGATGTGAAGGTTTTTCTTTTTTCCACCGGGTTTCCACATCTGACAGTTCAGCTTTGAGTTGCGTGATCTGTTCTTCGAGATGTGCAATATTTTTCAGCCAGTCGAGTTTGGTATGAACCTGTTTGAGAAGCTGTCGTGTCTTTGTCAGATCGGTGTCATGGTCAGCAATCGTTCTGTACAGTTGGGACAGCTCTTCTTCAGGGATAAGAGTGAATGTATCTCTGGTCTGTTTCAGTCTGTTCAGCTTTTCCTTTTCTTCCTTCCAGCGATGGTGTGAGTGCTGTGATATCTCGGAATAGATGGTTGTTCCTGTTATCTGTTCAAGAATGGGGGCTTTTTCATCGGAAGTAGCTTCAAGGAATTTATTGAAATTTCCCTGGGCCAGCAGGACGGACCGGGTAAAACGATCAAAGTCCATTCCTGTGACTTCTGTTACTTTTTTCAGAACATTCCGCAGTTTTGATTCCAGTATCCGACCGGTTTCCTCTGCAACTATTTCGTGTTTCGGGGGTTGAAGGTCTCCAGCGGGCTGCCGCCTGGCTCTATGCTGGGCCCAGTGGCAGCGAAAAACACCCTTTGCAGTGGAAAAGGTGACTTCTGAAAAACATTCCCCGGTTCTGCGGCTCATAATTTCGTTGGTACTTTTGCTGATTGACTCCAGACGTGGTGTCTTCCCGTAGAGTGCAAGGCAGATGGCATCGAGGATGGTGCTTTTTCCGGAGCCGGTGGGACCGGTTATAGCGAAAATGTTTCCCGCCCTGAAATCCGGTGTGGTGAAATCAACAGCCCAGCTTCCCACAAGAGAGTTCAGATTACGGAATCGGAGGTGCAGTATTTTCATAGTATCCTGAATTCATAAAAGTTCGCAGTGTAACTGGTGACTTTGCTGCGGCTATCTACAAAACAGTGCAGTGGAACGGCACCATTATTATCCCGGGAACATAAATACATAAAGAGCATGAAAGATTTGCTCTTTGAGGCCAGTGTCTCATTCTGCGTTTTTATCGGCTTCGCCCAGATCCGTTAAAACTTCATTGAAGCGTCTGATCAGTTCGTTTCGGTCATTTCCCTCAATTTGATTGGTATCAAGGCACCGTCTAAAAACATCATTTTCCGACAGTTCTTCAAGAGTTTCCCTGGGTGCAGCAGGGAGGAGAATATTCTTTACAGCTGTTGTATTGACTGTTCTCAGGATCTCCATATCGGATGATTGTATTGTTTCATTGAAAAGGTGGGAGAGGTCAGCGGCAGCATTATTGCCGGTATAGAGAATCTCCACACGGGCATTACTGCCTGTTTCCAGCAGTCGGGTAAGGGAGGCCTTGATCTCTTCAATATCCCCCTGAAGAGAAACAAGTTCCCTGAAACATGGAACGATGAGGGGTGTTATCTCTTTTACCTTGTGATCAAATTCAACCAGCAGAACTTGTTTTTGATTTTCGGCTTCCTTGAAGCTCATCTGAAGAGGACTGCCGCAGTAGCGAAAAAGGGGATTCTGCCCTGCAACCTGTGGCGTGTGCAGATGGCCCAGTGCCGCATAGTTTACGATTTCAGGAAAGATATCACAGCAAATACGGCCAAGACCGCCCACGTACAGGTCCCGGGTTCCATCACCGTCAAATGTTTTACCACCCGCCATAAAAAGATGGCCCATAACAATTACAGGTACCGGTTGCTCAAGTTTTTTCTGTACTGAGCCTGCATGGTTGATTACTTCTCTGAAATGGTTGCGAATACCTTCCAGAAGCAAGTGTTCCTTTTCTACACTTTCTTCCCCCGGGCGAGATTGTCTGACATCACGATCCCGTAGATAGGGCACGGCGCAGACAATGGCCAGGGGTGTTTCATTTTCATTTTTCAGCAGCAAAACTTCTTTTTCCGGGAGCTCTGTTTTACTGCCGATGACATGAATATCAAGAGAACGGAGCAATTCGCCCGGTGCTTCAAGAAGAGTGGGGGAGTCGTGATTGCCTCCAATGATGATGACGTGGCTGCATGAGGTAAAGAGTATTTTTCTGAGAAACCTGAAATAGAGAGACTGGGCCCGATTACTGGGAGTAGTCGTGTCAAAGATATCTCCGGCAATACAGAGAATATCTATAGATTGTTCTTCGATGACCCCATGGAGCCAGTTAAGAAAGTGTTCATGCTCATCAATCCGTTTTTTTCCATAGAGATGGCATCCCAGGTGCCAGTCGGAAGTGTGCAGCAGTTTCATGTCCTGTTGTCTTTATCTGAAAATCCAGCTTTTTGAGGTTATTCGCCCCAGTCAGATTTTGTACTCAAAGAGCATAAATACCAAGAGGGTATAAACACCCATAGGGCATAAATGGCAGAACCATTGGGGCCAGCAATGCCGGTCTGTTCTCAACTCTGTGTTCTAAACTCTGATAACCCATGAAAAAAAGGCTTTTATGTGTCAAGCTGAATTGGGTATTTAATCAAAATATTTTACTCGAACTGTTTGAAAATAAAACTGTACCACACCAGTTCAAAAAGAAAATGAGAATTGGAAGGAATGAAAAAAAAAGCCAGGCTGCGTAACCATCTCAGGGTGGTTGACAGGAGGAGAAATGGGGATCAGCCTTCGGAGACGGCAAAAGGATAGTGTTTTTTTACACAGTCGGGGCAGAAGGTATGACTTAAAGTGTCACTTGAGTCGAGATGCAGGGGTGTTGCCGGTATTGTCCACTCTCCATGGGCGGTTAAGACCTTGTTGCAGAAGCAACAGACAGTTGTGAAGTCTTTTTTCGTGGTTGCCAGTTCTGTATGGGGTACTTTACACATAGGCGATTTTGTAGTAAAAATGACCGGACATGATTGTTTTATGACTCATATCCTGGAGACCGAATTGGAGTAAAAATAATTAAAAAATTTCCTGACCAAGTTTTTTCTGCTCAGGCAGTTATTAATGAGTGTTCCATAACCGGGATAAGGTTCAAAATAAAACTGTCCAGCCGATGATAGCTTGTAAAGATTTACCTGCCAAGTCAGGTTTTGGTAATCTTTCAGTAAGGAACTGTTATGAATTGGAGGCGGTATGTCACCGGAGAGTGCGTTGACCTTTTTTACAGCTATTTTTCTTTTTGCCATAACTCCCGGACCGGGAACGTTTGCCCTGACAGGCAGGGCCCTGGCATTTGGGTGGCGGTCCTGCAGAGGAATGGCGTTCGGTATGGCTCTGGGTGATGTGATATATCTGGTTTTTGCATGTTTCGGGTTGGCGATAGTCGCCGAGCGGTATGAAGAAATTTTTATGGCTATCAGATATGCAGGGGCTGTTTACCTGGTTTATCTCGGGCTGAAATTATGGTTTGCTCCTTCGGAAGACGGACAATCCATGTCCCATAAGAAAACGGGAAAAAAGGCATGGGCCGGTGTTCTGCAGGGATTTCTGATATCCTCATCCAATCCCAAGGTGATCCTTTTTTATATTGCGTTTCTTCCAACTTTTATTGATCTGACAAGTCTTGGTGGCCGAGATGTTCTTTTAGCTTCTCTACTGACCATAGTTGCACTGATGAGCGGTCTCATGCTTGTGGCTTTCTGTGCCGGATCGGCTGGAAAACTTCTCAGGTCTCCCTCATCTGTCAAGAGGATGAACCGGGGTGCTGGAACAATTATTGCCGGAGCAGGCATCTACCTGGCCTTCCATGACTGAGTTTTGTCAGCGTTGTTTCACATGCTCCGCGAACTATCCGTAAACAAGTTCCCCACCTGAATATCCTAGTCCGCCTGCACATGCCAGGCAGAGAATGTAGATCAGAAAAATTGTTCTTGGTTCTTTTCCTTTTCTTTTAAAAATAATAGAAGTTCCAAGAAGGACAATCAACGTGGTTCCAAGAACCATTTTGATTATGATGAATGTATTCCATTCCCCTTCCATGAACTGAAGCCAGTCCAGCAGACCTGCCCCAATTACTGGAAAGACGCCAAGAAAAGCAAGAACGGAGCAATAAAAGGCGGTCTGGTTAAAGTGGCTGTTTTTCCAGATCAGACCGAGAAACGCGAAGGTAACCATGCCAATAATCATTCCCATGGGAACGTGGGTGAGCATGGGATGCAGTGGATGCGTAAAACCAACTTTTGCCAGAAATCCATAAATGCTTTCAACCATAAGCTTCTCCAGTTCATTGATATATCGGTTCTTGTTTCACTACAGCTCAGCTGGGAGACTGTCCGAGAATGGTCTTTCGCCCAAACTCTTCAGATTTATCAGAAAAATATCCTCGGAATATCAATCATATGCCTGTGGTATTTTTGATAAATCTTCAATTTTGAACAAAATGCCTATTCTCGAACAAGCTCCTGGTACCATACCTTCATTTCTAAAATGGGATATAGAACATCTTTTTGGTAATAGTAATCATTGTTTGTGTAATTGCATCATTGCAATTGAGATTCTCACGATCCATGCTTTTCAAAAAGAGCATGTTTCATCACTATCGAATGCCATGAATACGGGGGACATTAAAAAGAGGAGTCGCCTCCTCCAGGTTGAATTGTTACTGTTTCTCCAATTCTGATCGGAAAGAATTGTGTTTTCTCATATTTTTCAGATTTGAGAATTGTTTTTAAAAGTCGTGGTGGTTCAAAAAATGGTTCATGGGTCAGTTGGAAAGTCCCCCAATGAATTGGAATGGATAATTTCGATATGATATCTCTATGAATAAGAATAGCCTGGGCTGGATCCACGTGCTGAGATAACATAAAATATCTCGGCCCGTAAGCGCCGAT
The DNA window shown above is from Desulfomarina profundi and carries:
- a CDS encoding LysE family translocator, translated to MSPESALTFFTAIFLFAITPGPGTFALTGRALAFGWRSCRGMAFGMALGDVIYLVFACFGLAIVAERYEEIFMAIRYAGAVYLVYLGLKLWFAPSEDGQSMSHKKTGKKAWAGVLQGFLISSSNPKVILFYIAFLPTFIDLTSLGGRDVLLASLLTIVALMSGLMLVAFCAGSAGKLLRSPSSVKRMNRGAGTIIAGAGIYLAFHD
- a CDS encoding AAA family ATPase — encoded protein: MKILHLRFRNLNSLVGSWAVDFTTPDFRAGNIFAITGPTGSGKSTILDAICLALYGKTPRLESISKSTNEIMSRRTGECFSEVTFSTAKGVFRCHWAQHRARRQPAGDLQPPKHEIVAEETGRILESKLRNVLKKVTEVTGMDFDRFTRSVLLAQGNFNKFLEATSDEKAPILEQITGTTIYSEISQHSHHRWKEEKEKLNRLKQTRDTFTLIPEEELSQLYRTIADHDTDLTKTRQLLKQVHTKLDWLKNIAHLEEQITQLKAELSDVETRWKKEKPSHQRINKAEKARLLHDTCRMIHQLRKNIEKNSNELERSRKEAGNITVEMEQARQEVNKSASNYSRQVQEKNASETGAKEARRLDLLINTGQQELARLQKTVNEEKLNIEHLEEKKLAIRKKQRELEKELDEQTKTIENNRYLADLAEKTAIIRQKISNHDKKRVEETLLTQKHKNIELEITEKKKTVREWEKKRETARNRLQQLFKEKEHISEQFARSPATSLHFLYEEADTLKKSLETLLLIDELEEKKVTVQRHLTDCDKGRRTLDGEYTQLTDRIERTRSERTEKRDTITKLEELVLLHNKIEQFEAERAKLKKNSPCPLCGSQHHPFLATEHITTPAKDNYRQELLQEQENLEEISGRLTRLQTDLGVIAEQRKQLEKERKLLIDNLDKIKAELSMLKRKAVNSTCTDLRNRQKNIAEKIKKTAGLQKRIEEINDHISTVKDDLSAGEKHLQQRSYELEKSRDEKKRLAMEIETAVNERKKLFSAITSECRRYKIALADGDNLSYLNVKLRDLAGLWTKWHGKMDELKSSMQATDAERDKVVYSLAHAEAELEKKLLHNQEIKKKIELLNEERIHIYGRKDPDREEQRLKQLLDEAEKTRKKHQKILDQLEKQSITLSERIEILKINRKNILQELDKLQTRFQLDLAEKGFRSEEDLEASLIPKDILATMTAERDSLIRRRVELSALVEDCANRFAREQQQKLTLKPERELQLQAAGLEKKINELQESLGALKNRITQQEHIKKQFAGQQEIIRQQEKECHYWDQLHHLIGSADGKKFRNFAQGLTFEQMVYHANTILMKMNDRYLLVRDRTKPLELNVIDNYQAGELRPTRNLSGGESFLVSLALAFGLASMASKNIQVDSLFLDEGFGTLDEESLETALASLGRLQQDGKTIGIISHVPAIRERIPVQIRIEPGYDGTSKITGAGVS
- a CDS encoding DUF2231 domain-containing protein, with protein sequence MVESIYGFLAKVGFTHPLHPMLTHVPMGMIIGMVTFAFLGLIWKNSHFNQTAFYCSVLAFLGVFPVIGAGLLDWLQFMEGEWNTFIIIKMVLGTTLIVLLGTSIIFKRKGKEPRTIFLIYILCLACAGGLGYSGGELVYG
- a CDS encoding HDOD domain-containing protein, producing MNKTSITRELLTAIDQLPTLPHTLAKLLDICNNPEVDIQLIGKTISRDALLSAKILQLANSAFLGSRSSFTGIEQAVIFLGIDSVRSLAISVSVQETFQQNQVGPLNLREFWYHSLLTALIAKRLAEICTYPHPAEPYLAGLLHDIGKCIFNQFSPEKYSEITENCTSPDELTELEHHVFGISHQEIGALLTERWKLDEKITRAIREHHSSTLHLEKTDRLSRLIHIANPLALETGTGYNNTLRQVENLEVPGERIPEIIQEQKAIVFSIAESMNMSISAPEIPQQRLQGRKTVSAKKTGKEQLQKTVETIALNHGLLDSLSRAETPDRIFALFEENLQTVFCIHKCIILLPDNRAPGKLSVHGSTGNPIARQMQHGILSLDTESAFFKKLTENHGIIRLQDGGNDQSRIFVSRLRLIMKENCFAVVPFTLMGNSKGIVLVAMDSHEFATVMSKEKPLVLACTYLGNRLNLELLKEKHAEELARERAAAKESIARSIAHEISNPLSIIQNYISLLADNLRDLELQKDLQVISNELDRINGISKRLNNLSGTESPAGLEKVNINRIVAEAVDLFKKSFKTTSTIGITLSLAPEEITALSRPGAIRQILNNLINNSIEALGDTGTIRVETRLEHDNTLRKSPCVKIIVSDNGPGISSSVSETLYKPGHTTKDREHAGLGLAIIRKIINDLGGSIQHVSDPETGTTFTVTIPLTS
- a CDS encoding hybrid sensor histidine kinase/response regulator produces the protein MPERILVVDDEPQFRDSIKRVLQNQGYTVDTVSSGGAVFTILSQQKYNLVLLDLHLPDLNGLEIAEYLTQNYPDLPTVILTGRASVDSAIQAIRTGCYDYLTKPCKPERVHQVIKRAIETQNLKTELTANKNKFQRLSEATWEGIVIFSMEEIIEVNDQFCKLLAVDEKKVLGRDFFEILPALPLSEQFEIFSGRKSLSHICEIEAIRFNGETFPAEIRLRQIDDDGRLLWVAAIRDLTEKKKHEQEHLLMREKLDHARRMESIGLMAGSVAHDLNNILSSIVTFPELLLLDMPSSEKYRNDIIRIRAAGKQAAAVVEDLLTVARGSTCQKENHNLNDIIKDYLDSLDYYQLIQSFPGILIDFHLSPHLSNSLVSPIHITKVLINLIRNGAEAINSGGHIYLSTRDEILAEPKNGYDTVPPGKYAVLSVQDTGSGIAASALPHIFEPFFSRKKLGKSGSGLGLTVILHTVRDHQGYIDVKSDSNGTLFELYFPANEEEPRRDTSSVSLDSLLGNGEIILVIDDEQSQRDLTACILKRLGYNPVTASSGEKAIEYIKKWPVDLLLMDMVMEPGINGYETYKEILKIVPDQKAVVASGFFNPVELNKIKELGVIHYLSKPLNLSDLALTIHKEIRR
- a CDS encoding exonuclease SbcCD subunit D C-terminal domain-containing protein: MKLLHTSDWHLGCHLYGKKRIDEHEHFLNWLHGVIEEQSIDILCIAGDIFDTTTPSNRAQSLYFRFLRKILFTSCSHVIIIGGNHDSPTLLEAPGELLRSLDIHVIGSKTELPEKEVLLLKNENETPLAIVCAVPYLRDRDVRQSRPGEESVEKEHLLLEGIRNHFREVINHAGSVQKKLEQPVPVIVMGHLFMAGGKTFDGDGTRDLYVGGLGRICCDIFPEIVNYAALGHLHTPQVAGQNPLFRYCGSPLQMSFKEAENQKQVLLVEFDHKVKEITPLIVPCFRELVSLQGDIEEIKASLTRLLETGSNARVEILYTGNNAAADLSHLFNETIQSSDMEILRTVNTTAVKNILLPAAPRETLEELSENDVFRRCLDTNQIEGNDRNELIRRFNEVLTDLGEADKNAE